The DNA window ATCATGGCCTTCGCGCCCGCCGCCGCCGCGGCGACGCCGAGCAGGATGGGCGGCGCGGGCCGGAGCTGAGCGCGGAGCGCCGCGCGCTCGTCGTCGCAGAGCAGCGACGGGTCGACCGCGACCGGGGTGCCCGCGGCATCCCGGAACCGCTCGAAGAGCACGTCGAGGCCCCGTGCCGCTCGGCCCAGGTCGCCGGCGATCGCGACCACATCGCCGGGCCGCGCGCCGGCGCGCGTCACCGGGGCCCGGCCGTCGAGGGAGCCGAGCGCCGTCACCGCGATCGTCAGCGTGTCGGAGGCAGTGAGGTCGCCGCCCTCCACCCGGCACCCGGGTGCGAGCGTGTCGCACGCGTCGCGGAGGCCCCGGGCGAGGTCGACGGCGAAGGAGAGACGCGTCCTGTCGGGCATCGCCAGCGCGACGAGGAGCGCCACCGGCCGCGCGCCCATCGCCGCGACGTCGGCGAGGTTCACGGCCGCGGACTTCCATCCCAGTTCGAGCGCGCTCGACCACGCCAGCCGGAAGTCGGGACCGTGCACGAGCGTGTCGGTGGTGGCGACGACCCTGCCGTCGGGCATCGCGATGACGGCGGCGTCGTCCCCCGGGCCGAGCTCGGCCGCGGAGGGTCCGAGCTGCGCCAGCACCGCGGCCAGCACCTCCGCCTCGCTCAGCTCGCCGACGGTCGGATCGGCGGCTGCGGCGGAGGTCATCCGACGACCCTAACGCGCGCGGCACCGAGGGCGTTCTCAGGGGGACGCGCGGCCCGCCGGGTAGCCTGGAGGGATGCTCCGACTCGCCCGTCCGCTCGTCGCCCTGCTGCTCGTGGTGACCGCGGCATCCGTGTCCGGGTGCGCATCGACGGTGTCGATGGCGGCGGCCCCGAGCGCGAACGAGACGGGATGCGCGGAGATGATGGTGCGCCTCCCGGACACGCTCTCGGGTCAGTCGCGCCGTTGGACGGATGCGCAGAGCACCGCCGCGTGGGGCGACCCCGCCACCGTGCTGTTCACCTGCGGTGTGACGCCTCCGGGACCGACCACGCTGCGGTGCGACACCGTCAGCGGTGTCGACTGGATCGTCGACGAGTCGCAGGCGCCCACCTACCGGGTGACGACCTTCGGTCGCACACCCGCGATCGAGCTCTTCCTCGACACCCAGAGCAACGACCGAGTGCAGGGCGTCTCGAGCCGTGA is part of the Microbacterium lemovicicum genome and encodes:
- the thiL gene encoding thiamine-phosphate kinase, with translation MTSAAAADPTVGELSEAEVLAAVLAQLGPSAAELGPGDDAAVIAMPDGRVVATTDTLVHGPDFRLAWSSALELGWKSAAVNLADVAAMGARPVALLVALAMPDRTRLSFAVDLARGLRDACDTLAPGCRVEGGDLTASDTLTIAVTALGSLDGRAPVTRAGARPGDVVAIAGDLGRAARGLDVLFERFRDAAGTPVAVDPSLLCDDERAALRAQLRPAPPILLGVAAAAAGAKAMMDVSDGLLLDARRLAAASGVTLALRADTLGDDPDLALRGGEDHALLAVFPAGAALPEGFRVVGDVIAGGADRVLVDGTAPSGRGGWDPYRDWDAARG
- a CDS encoding DUF3515 family protein is translated as MLRLARPLVALLLVVTAASVSGCASTVSMAAAPSANETGCAEMMVRLPDTLSGQSRRWTDAQSTAAWGDPATVLFTCGVTPPGPTTLRCDTVSGVDWIVDESQAPTYRVTTFGRTPAIELFLDTQSNDRVQGVSSREVLDALSPIVSQLPVDGQCVDREDATLVPDPETTPAPADTSTPAPTPAS